In Magnolia sinica isolate HGM2019 chromosome 16, MsV1, whole genome shotgun sequence, the genomic window AATTGTATAAATGCTATTatttcaaaacttctataactagtattttatgtgaaaaaagaATTTAAAAGGTACTATTTATATTATGAACAATTTTCTCTTTTTgattatcaaaaaagaaaaaaagaaaagaaaagaaaccataTAACATGTCTTGAGCAAAAACTTTACTGTGTGGCCTATGCCATAGGACAGGCATAATGTCCTCAAACCCTGACTTTGTATGAGTGGGGCCTTGTCCCAATCTTTGGCCTTTCTGACAAATGACCCTCGTTGCATCCTTTTTGCCATCTCCTTGCAGGCCGCTGATCGAGAGTTAGCAGTCCAGTCTGGGAAATTTTTGTAGCATTCGGCTATACCCAATTCAGACCATTGAATCTTTGTACCATATCATCGAGACATTTATCCCTCTTTTACAAGAAGGCCTGAAACTTCTATATGTATTCTTGAGCCAAGGATTATATATTTCTATTTCCACAACCTTTCTTTAAGTAGCATGTGTCACAGTTAGCAGTTGCATCCTCTACTCTGGAATGATTATGCAGGATGTTGAGAAACATAAGGGGGGGTGACTTGGAAGTGGTATACTATTTAGAAGGTTAGGAGAATTTGGCAGTGCATTTGAGTGACAGTTTCAATTTTGAAAttcaatcaaatttcattttttctCGTCATTTTTTAGTGAATTGTAGGCGATATTCATTTTGGTGACTGACCATAATTGCCAAGGTAAAAAAGGGAATGGGAACGGTAACTAAGGCTGGAACTGAATTAGAATGAAGGTAGATAGCTTCCAGATATAAACTGAAAACATATTAATTAGCAATTAGAAAATAAttatacataaaaaataaaagcatGTTACGAACTAAGAAATAGGTTTCTTGAAAATAGGAAACAGGTTCTTTTTATTCAGCAGACACATTTGATACTGGTTTTTTGAAGACATCAACGGGGAAAGGCATATTGGAGTTGATGAGGGTTTCCCTATAACAATGTTAATAATCAGAACATTTACAGTTTAAAAACAATTTGCTAGTACTACATGTTTCCAAAAACAATTGGGTTGTATTTGACCATACCATTTTGCATTATGTAACACAAATACttaaaagtgtattctaaaatcTAATACTATATTGAAGAACCCAAAAATTCATAATAGatactcaaaattttatttattgtCCATGGAACTAGGGATGTCAACGGATTAGGCTCAGGTTGGGCCCTATTGTAACTGGGCTAATTGGGTTCAGGTATTGCTGGGTTGGTTCCCTTCAAGTCAGGGTCTAGTTCTTCAATATCCAGACCTACATCCATTGTCGGGTACCTGTCGAGTACCCATCGGGTCTTTGCATCTAGGTTTCAAGTTGGGTCGGGAAGAACAAGAGCATTTGCATGGTCAGGCCCAcccaatggatgaattagatcacACACACATGCCACTTCTAGACATGTAATGATGTGTAACTGGGCTCTTGAAAAAGTGAGACCCAAACCCATCCTAATTTCTTAATGGGTTGGTCCCATTAGAGTTGGGGTCCATCAGGTACCAGTGGGTCTAGGTACCCATTGAcagtacccattgacagccctacatgtAACTTGgttttttttacatatttttattaTTAGAGATCATTATTTAACAGAATATTGGTTAGTGAATGGGCATCCAGTATATGATAAGCTGATCCTATTTTCACAAGAGACTATTTTCACTTGTGATTTTATAATATAACTAATTTTGGAAATTTAAAGTCATGCTTACCTCACAATTACAGTTTGATTCATCTGGTCCATCTTACAGTTGAGTAGTCTTGCAGTTATTGCCTTAACTACCCAAAGTTCCACCTCATCATCCTTGACCTGTGAAAAGTATCCCCAGATTAATAAGTACGAAGAAGCAAGAAACCAAAGAACCAACAGGAGAAAAGAAGATCAAGCTTACCCTAAGAGTGTCCTTGATGAGAGCATATGGGATCTCGCCAGAATCATTTGAACTCAAATCAGCCAATGACATCAACCTCATCCTTGTTATACAGTCCTCATGGACCAGACCTACATATCATCACCAGAAACAAAGTAACTGATATGTGAGAGGAAAAATGATAAAGACCATACCCTTTTATGGCTACTCtcccacacatgccaatgtggtaGCTGCGCAATATCTAGGCCACTCATAAGGCGGGCCACACAGTGTAGCAAAGCAGCCCAAATCAGACCTGCCCAGTTTAGTTGCACGAAGTGTGAAGCATAGCAGTAATAAAATCAGGTGTGGGAGCagggaagcatctgtttcaaaatgttatcaaCCACAGAAAGCCATGAGGCCGGAGTGGAAATCCCAGCTGAAGAACGATTTGAAGGAGCAGCACATGGTTAGAGGGATGAGTGCGAACAATGGGTCAATTCTAGTCAATCATCCTTTCTTCAAACATGTGCCCACCTCATGACTGTTCAAGTCAGACATTTTTCAGGCCAAGGCGTATATGCAGTGGAGCATACCCTAAAATGGCGCACAACTCACACATGTGGAGAGTAGGATGAGTAACCATTGTGcttcttccaaaaaagaaaagaaaagaaaagaaaaagaaaaaagaagaaaaaaaaaggggggggagaGGAATAAATCGCACCATAGCTCTTCAGTAAAGTAGAATTCGCAGCATGGAATTCTAAGTAGGCATCCAACCTTTGTGTGAGAAAGATCTTCAACAGCTGATAAACCAATGCATATTTGCCATCTTTCTCTAATTGCCCTACGGTGGGCATATCTAGCAGATCACACTGCAAAAACAATAACAAGTTGAAATATAAGAACTCCTTAACACTAGGGATATAATTGACAATGTAAAAAAAAGATCCATTGGGGAGAAAAAAGGAACTAGAAAGCATGCActaatgcaagacaattaaccacttactctaaaagctcgaactgatagagcatggcaaattaatccatttatctcatagtccaagccccaaatccatgggttaggtctagagctaggcatcggtccagatcggatcggattgggtccaactcgacccgaTCTGAAGTCTTAGTggcctgatccgaactcgatctgatccagGACCGAGTGTGGATCACCTGACTCGGACTTATCCGATACATGgttagcctgacccgaaccgagtccgactcagtcaggaaaccgagtcggatcaggttCGGTAGGATTCGgatcgtatgaatttaatccaattgtttcatgtggtgtggtccacttcagcctttaatATACCGTCTTTTTGGGCTTAAGGCCTaacatgatatgtcaaaatggatgaacggcttagataaaacatatatatcaaggtgggccccacatggctctgaaagaactCTCTGTACCGTATGCATGCTTTTACCCAACGTGTGTtacgtgcactgcacgaaattGCAATGATTGCTTTTCACGCAAGTAACTTGCTGCAACGACGTTAGCAAGTTTCATGGGTCTGataatggggtatgtgttatatccaaaccatccatccatttggcgagctcgtcataaggcttgagacgaaaaataagacagatctaactatcaagtggacctcacgaaatgtttaacggtgaaaatcattctctactgctatttgtggtgtggtccaaatgatctttggatattattcattttttggataatgctctacaatgatctctaaaaatatatgaacggtgtagatataataaatacatcactgtggggcccatataactttgatctcctttgaaccgttcgtacaactcggagctcgaggagcgttagtttCATCTTCCCACGCCACTACCTAGCCAGCTAGCATAGCTAcgaaagcggattgtgtactatgtaactcagtacgctaagtgtactgagtaaactctgtggggtccaccgtgatttgcatattttatctactctgtccatccattttaacagataaatttatggtttcatcccaaaaatgagatatatccaaatctcaagtgaacctcaccacggaaaatagtgtgaattgaaattctaccgttgaaaatttcttagggcccacagaagtttttgatcaagctgatatttgttttttaccttcatccatgtctgcataatcttatgaacaggttggatgacaaataaaaatcactatggaccctagcaaggtttcaacagtggatgtcattattcGCATGGTTTCttatactgtggtccacttgagcttttggaatacttctattttagactcaaccactaaaatgatctcgaaaaacagatggacggcatggataacccaatacattcatagtaggcccaactgagtttactcggtacaatagaagcgtaatgagtaactcagtatgcaatccttcCCTATTTCCTAGGCTACAGCTGTAGCCAGTGTGTGGTACTGACGCTGACGGTTGCTCCATGTGTTCCGTGTTCGATgatctgttggccccaccattatgtatgtatttcatcgatgtcgttcattcatttttatagatcattttaaggcttgatacaaaatattagagggataaaaatctcaggtggaccacaccacaggaaaacaataatgattggatatcctccattaaaagcCTCCTAAGGCTCCGGATCAGGTCGGATctgatcggattgggtccattcGAATCGGGTttcagatcggatcggtccggattgactaCGATCTGATCCCGATCTGAAAATCATTCGGATCTGAACTACCTAACTCGATCCGCCCCGATCTAGGCCGTCGATTCGGTtaggatcgggtctgatcgggtcggaccCACCGGATCGAAtctgttttgcccagctctagttaggtctcggccgaaccctcctcgtgggcctcaaatccatgagttatgccccctcgtgggccccgaatccatgggttccgcctcacacaggccccaaatccatgggttctgcgggccacccaccccgagtgtgcccctgcatcccataggcccaaaatccatgggttctgtgggccacccaccccgattgtgcccctgcatcccataggctaccccactcaagcccggtgtgaaaatactcccgcattaatcacccccgatgaggagtctcgaacacaagacctcccgcactgataccaatttgatgcaagacaattaaccacttgctctagaagctcgaattgatagagcatggcgaattaaacCCATAGCCCagaccccaaatccatgggttaggtcctcagccaAACCCTCCCCATGGGCccaaaatccatgggttaggtcctcagccgaaccctcctcatgggcccgAAATCCATGAGTTCTGCCCCCTTGTGGACCCCAAATCAATGGGatccgcctcacacaggccccaaatccatgggttctgcaggccacccaccctgagtgtgcccctgcatcccacgggccaccccactcatgcccggtgtgaaaatgcccccgcattatccACCCAATGCAAACAGGCAATATATTAAATAACTACAATTAGAAGATATTAGAGTGATTAAACAACTCTATAACTAACACAGATTTTACCATTTCCTCTTTCTAGGAGTAAAACATTCTCAACAAGAGTAGACATTGTTGGGGAAGGCTACATGGCAAGCAAAATAGAGGGGTGTTGTTCAtacatgttgatgcaaaaatctggtccaccctttttagaccttcgagtacctgcacaggaagaagacaaaggagaccctggctagagcaagagaccctccaatgctaaagtcgggctaggaatctaggtctagtaGTAtcaggggttttgggtgagagattttgcgtacctttcaccattagatatacttctatttatagttaaggAGAGGTGGTGGCGTAGAGAAGACCTCTCTACTTAGTAGAGACGTATTGTAGAGGAGGATTTGGATCCCGAATGCGTGGGGGAATCTCCTGAGATCTTTGGCAAAGATCTTGAGATCACGAGCGTGTCGCAGATATCCTCCGAGATCTTTGGAGAAGATCTCAAGCGGATCTTTCTTAAATAAGATCTGATTATTCAGAATCAGCGGAGATGTGCAGTAGGAGGCCAATGTGGTCTTGGCCAACCTGACCTAGAGTTAATTTGCCGACCTAATCTGGGAGTGGTCTGCCCACATGACCTGGGAGTAATTTGCTGACCTGACCTGGGGGTAGTCTGCCGACCTGGATTCTCTAGCGAGCCCTGACCCTTCTCTCAGTGCCGTGTGGATTGTCAACCTGCCGACTTGCCCTTATACTTCGTATTTAGGGCAGTGAGGTCGAGCTCCTTTCCTTAGTAGAACTCGGATAACATATGTTGTGGGGGGTCGAGCTCAAGAGTTCAATGTGGTCTTGGTTGACCTGCATACTCTAATCAGCTTCAAGCCTCCCCTTATCATTGAGGAGATGGCCAACcttcctcaagaatctgaggtgGTCTTCGCCTACCTGCCTCAAGAATCCTAGGTGGTCTTGGCCAACTTGGATACTCGGATGAGCTTTGAGCCTCCCCTTACCGTTGGATAGATGGTCAACCTGCCGACCTGCCTCAAGAGTCTGAGGTGGTCTTGGACGACTTACCGACCTGCTTCAAGAGTCCGAGGTGGTCTTAGCCGACCTATCGACCTGCCTCAAGAGTCCGAGGTGGTCTTGGCCGACCTGGATATTTGGATGAGCTTCGAGCCTCCCCTTGTTGTTGGGTAGATGGCCGACCTGCCTTCATATGTAGTAGGTGACCGACTTCTCTTCATTGGCCATTGAGGAGCTTATTGGTCATGACCGGCACTGGCCGACCTCGTGTCCCGCAGAGAGGTCCGAGCTGACTTCTCTTTATCCAgtctatttttacccataacacacATTAATGCCTCTACAATTGAGAAGAACTATGCCACGAAGGATAAAAAAGGATCCTAACCCTTATTTGGAACCATGGACCACCACTGTAGTATCCCGCTATCCCAATTCATTTGATCAAAGGATCCTAACGCTTTTATGGAACCATGGATACCATAGCCATCTGCGAttgaggaattatagggtcctaGCCTCACAATTATATCGCTTTCTGGCGTGCATGATTCCATACATGCGCCATGGGTGATCCAGAGGCCATTGTTCTTCTTCCCGTAACTGGCTATTTGTAGACCACTGGTTCAAgagttgggatcttccaatccagGAGATTATGGGGGCATCCACCTTCCACAGTGAGGCCTACTACATAACCCTCCAGACCATTGAACCATAGGCACCATATGCATGCAAGATTGCACCTCCGCAAACTGTGTTTCTAGAGGCTCAGACCCCTATAATGCCTCTTTGCCATTTACAGAAACACATTGGGAATCAAGGCACATTGGGAATCAAGGCATGGCCATTATCATGTTGTTATGGCCTCCATGAGAATTTAACTGAATGTTAGAGATCAAGGATTGTATGCTTGAAGAAAGGTTAGAGGCAGTAACCCACTGGTATAGAAGTGACACACAGATAGTCAGACCCTACCGATTGATTCATCCATCATCAATATATCATCACTTGCATAGAGCATGTGTTTTGTTTGCACACTTTTAGTATAAGCTATTGCAATGACTTTGGTTCCCGCATGCCGAGACTATACAAAATTGTTAGTGCATCTACAAAGTTgtgaccaatgttttaaatatcgttatcatgtaatgtatcgcacccttgggatacagatacatatcagttatcacgtgggatatatcggttataTCGCGTAATATATCactattgttgggaaacatgggaacattgggaaattggttgaattttttaatgaaatttcagggattgttgaaaaagacatcaatacacactttgaaatcaaaacatcaccattttaataaaaataaaaataaaaaaaggccaTAATGGGGGTTtcctttatatggggtcctaatatatgtgctttccaactgaAATGATGCAAGTAtgttcaaagtctattcatataaattataaacgtaagaaatgtatggaaacacaagcaatacattcagaagcaaaagaagaatcattagatcaggttacatacatgtttaattttgtgtttggatacaaaaattgcaaccaatttgcaagaatttgagaaattttgatttttcttaattttccgcaacttgacccatctcccctaaatctcgaaatcgaagttcataatccatgatttttcatcaaCAAGATGAATAACAAAAAtgtgtaaccatttgacactggtttaacgtgatttacaacaaaaacatggatcgaaaatcgaaaatgatcactggatcgaataggtgggatatattggcactacctgtgcgtttcgtatcgcacaggtgggatacaagatatatcatgggatatatcggctgatatcgtcgatatttaaaacactgattgtaACATTATTGACAGAAAAACGGCTTGCTAGCTGCAGGTGAAGAATGAAGGTATTCGGCAACAGTAATGGTAATGGCCGGCCATATGACCGTTACAATATAGGCCGTAACGACCATTACGATATGGGTCATAACGACTGTTACAGCTCTGTGAtggttaaaaaattaaagaaaaatatatCAGCCCCATATCGGTACAGAATCTTTAGTGAATCTATAGAGCTGTCACATTATTAACAGAGTAATGGCTTAGTGACTTTAGGTAAAGAAACAGGGTATTCGGAAACGGTAACAGCCAGCTATGTGACAGTTATGATACAGGTTATTATGGCCTTGTAACGATCAAAAAAATTTCTAAGGTATAGAATCTTTAGTGAATCTATAGAGCTGTCACATTATTAACAGAGTAATGGCTTAGTGACTTTAGGTAAAGAAACAGGGTATTCAGAAACGGTAACAGCCAGCTATATGACAGTTATGATACAGGTTATTATGGCCTTGTAACGATCAAAAAAATTTCTAAGGTAAAAAAAACGTATCAGCCCATACCCATCCATTATGGGTGAAAAAATGTATCAGCCCATATCAGTCCATTATGTGCCCATACTAGCCCGTTACaggccatttttttcagatcgGGCCTTTGAGCCCTGTTTCGTGTAACGGGTCCCATCATTGCCAttatgtaacagccattatggctgTTATGTAACAGTCTTTTAATACCTTGAGAAGAGCCAAAGGTGTCAGGAGATATTGAATAGCTCGAAGATACAAATAGGGGACTGGACTTGAGATCTTTTGCACATTAGTGCACAAGGTTCAAATTTTCATAGCCAAAACCCCATTAATTCATTAAAATGAGTGTGCAGATATAAAAGCATTTCAAAAAATTGGTGGAATATCACTGCTGCCAGTATTTCTCAGGGGCGACAGAAGCACTATGAAATTGtgaaaatcaggcagatcaaTAATGTAACCAGGCTAAGGAATATTATACATAGAAGAGATGACATTTCAAGGAGATCAGcagaaataaaaaaatcaggcagatcgatAATACATTTTCAAAGGGAAATAAGGGAGGAAAGATTAGGCTTCACACCTTGGCATCACGCCATCAATCTCCTTTCAGAAGAGAATCCTTTCACAGGAAGAGAAAGCTTCAAGGGAAGCAAAGAGAAAGCTTCAGGGCATGAATGCATTTTTTCAATGGCCAACCCTAGGGGATGAATGCTTTTTTTAATGAAAACTCTTTGCTTCCCTTGAAGCTTTCACCTCTTGTAAATGGAATTGATGATGTGATACCAAAGTGTGAAGCCTATTCTTTCCTCTCTTATTTCTCTTTGAAAAGGTATTTCTCTCTTGtttctctcatcttcttctcAAATCCCTTTTTTCTTCTACTTTTCTTCTCCAAACATAAATTcctttcattcttttcttctaAACCCAAACCCACTGCGTCAAAACCCTTTTTTCTTCTACTTTTCTTCTCCAAACATAAATCCCTTTCATTGTTTTCTTCTAAACCCAAACCCACTGCCTCAAACCCATCTTCTCATATCCCTCTCTCCACCAAAACCCAACCCATCTCATCTCCATCAAGCCCCACACGTACGGACTGCCTGTCCGTACAAATCAGTCTGTACGGCTATACGGACAAAGCCGTACAACCATACAGTCAGCCACCTACTctactttttcttcttccctctcttcAATCCTTCCTATCCCTTAAACCCTAGCCTAAAACCCTAATTCATATTCACCTATAAACCCTAGAATTTAATTTTCCCAAGCCATAATCCCCAATTCCCTATGAAACCCTAATCccatattttttataaaatcttaaattctcaaatccctccaAAGCCCTAATTCTTTTCAAATCCATAACCTTACATGCTCGAAACTCTAACCCTAGATTCTCGTACCTTAACCTTAGAGAGACCAAATCAGCCCCTTTAAATTAGGTCTAAGCCTATGCTAAAGTGGAAGTTCTACATTCCATTGATTCTTTGAAACTCATGGTTTATATAGCTTAGTTTATTGTGGGATTGTGATTTAGCTTGAAATCTGAACTTTTTTCGTTTATTTGATTTCTTAAATTTATGGTAAGCTAGTATATTTTATGCTTTGAATTGCTCTTTAATCTATTTATAATTTCTTTGCATCATATTTAGTCTAGACCACgcatcctgcatcaaattttggcatcaaaataaatccaacatgaataatcaactaaataaaagaaataaatctaaaacaaCCTAAAGTCTACGATCAATATGATCTAAGATCACAATGATCTAACCGTCCAATCGAAGCGTCCTCAAGATCCAACCGTCTGATCAACATGTCCTCGCAATCTAACGATCCAAATTCCTCaataagcaacccacatgcatcttttCTAGTGTAGGGTCTTCGAATATGcacgatcatgcatgtggggccttcaatgtggcccacctgggcccaTGTAGTGGTCACCAAGCCAAAGTGAAATTGGAGTTGATCTCCTCCTCTGGTATACCCTGTAAGGTGCccagatgtcctcatcaactccacCCGGTTGAGAAGAATTCGCTTCTGGTGAGAAAAAAAAAGTTGCGATAACGCTCCAAGAGGTCCGGATCAAGTCATTGAAGCTTCATCTCTACGATCCACGCACAATTCAACACTGTcatgttcttccacttgacaagatattTTTGAAATCCTCCATGTCTGGTGGAAACCACTTGCTCgttcaaaatatcatttatctCTTCTATTCTCATAGATAAAAATGGTAAAGGTGGCAAAGGCTGATAAGAGGGATATGGTAATAACCAAGGGTTATGGGACAAGTCGAGTGTGTCATCATCTGGGTCCACGTGAAGATTAGGGAAGGGCCCTGGAAAGACataagatcttccacattgaaggTAGAACTAATGCCCATAGTAAGTAGAAGATCTACGGACTTGTAATTTCTTTATGGCTCCTTGCGGAAATCGTGTTGGCCTTATCCTTATCATCACTTCATCGCCTACTTGAAATTCTTTGCTCCTACAGTAAGAGTTAGCAAAAATCTTACACCTTTCATTGCTCACATTAATCCATTTTCTAATTTCATTATGCAAATCATGGATATGTCACGCAAATGCATCTACGGACTCTGATAGTCTATGGGAGATTGACATGGAAATGAGATccataggcttcctaggcttgtaaccaTGCACTACTTCAAAAAGACTCATGCCTATTGTCCAATTGACCGAACTATTGTAGGCAAATCTACAACTGGTAAGACTAAATCCCAAgtctaacatgatcattcacaaGACATCGCAATAGATTTCTTAAGTTTCAATTAACCGCCTccgtttgaccgtcagtctgagGGTGGTATGTTGATAAGAACTGAAGTCTCGTACCCATCATGCGCCAAAGtgttttccaaaaataactcatgaatctcacatcTCTATCAGACATAATAGTTTTGGGCAATCCATGCAAGCGAACCACATCCCCAAAGAATAGCTTCACAATGTTTGATGCATCGGACATTTTAAAACATGGTAGAAAATGGACCGTTTTAGAAAAAGGGTCCTCCATCGAGCATGAAATCCaaactaatgtcctgccacgaagcatgtggcactggcaaaggCGTATAAAAACATGTGTTCTGCCTTTTCTTCTTTGCTAGTTGACAAGTCCTATACTGCTCAATAATCTTGGCAAAGTCTCGCTtgagactggaccaataaaactGATCTTCCACAATGGCAATAGCCTTGTCTCTACCAAAATGACCAGTTACTCCTCCGGCACGAAGCTCCCAAACTAAAATATCCCAgaggcccaccaaatcaataATCCTAATTATTGTGCCCAAGTACCACATACAACAGAGATGTTTTGTGCGCACTCCATGGAACTCCAATAAAAGTGCACATCATAGTAGGCATCCCTTGACTATATCTAGGAGAGCATTAGTGTCTACATGCGAGGAGAATCAAAGACGCACTCTATAGTACATATTCCAATGTGGCAGATGTGTGCGAGATCTGGATTCTAGACCAGTtattaggtgtggtccactaagaaCATCCAATGGCCCATAAATCAAGTCGAATGTGTTTTGATTAAACCTAGCATATTAGATTCAATGCTTACCTTTTTCGTCATAATGTATGACACGTCCGTGCAATAAAAGCAATAAACATAAAGCATGTTGTTAAATTTAGCATGTTAAATAGATTAGAAAACAATCGCTTGTATAGAAAACTAAAAGCTAATGGAATTGGCCAAACATTTAGTTATAAACTAAACATGAATTTCTTGTTACAACTATGATACCCGTGTTCATATCTGAAACCATatcctagattttttttttaaggaagaaTCATATTCATATCCCCATTCTTGTATCAATATTGATACTTGGGAGTAATAGGCTTAAATGATTATCATTTTCTCAAGTACATGACAAGCTTTTTCCTAGATGAGGTGACATGCATTTTCCTAAatgaggaattatagggtcctgCACATCAACAACACACACTTGTTGACCTACATTGTACATCTGGAGTGCCATTGTTCAGTCATCAATGATCCCTGATTCCCAATCGTTGAACTGATGGGCTCCCCCATGGATGGGGAATGACCCAGAAATCTCCCACATTGGAGTGTCCAACCAAACCCTTTAATTGGTGGCCTGCAACAGATATTTAAACAAAAAGATGTGGCAAAAATATCAAAGGATTATAACATAGTTATCTTTCATTCTGGTAGATATTTAGGGCACCCCTCATTACAGTGGAGCCTCAGGTCAACTTCCTGGAATACCTCCATGGGTGCCACATGTATGGAATCTTGCATGCCAGCAAACTGTGTGGTTACTGATGTCCAAGACCCTACAAATCCTTTTCCTACATATGGAAACCATAAATATCATGGTGCACAGTAGTCATTAGTAGTAATCCATGGGAGAAGGAACTCAAATTTGGACCCCACAAGCCACAACACCCATACATGCTGAGTAAGAACACATGAAGGCAAGTTTCCCTAACTAAGATACCTGAAACATATCAGGTGCCTTCACAAACTCTATAATAGCCTGAACTGCTTCGTCTTTGGCTTCACTCATGTTATATGCATCCTCACCCGAGAAAGTTGCCAAGTACTTGGTCAGAAAAGAAAACGTATCCTTTCCTGAACtgcatcacaaaaaaaaaaaaaaaaaaccgaagaagaagaagaagaatatatcaatcaaaaataacaaaaattctaAGATAACGAATCAAAAGGACACATCCTAAACTTGGTTCTACTTGCACAACAACATGTACcttttgttttcctttaagaTATTATAGATTGTGAGATAGAGGTCCCTTTGGTCCAATGTCCCAATATTCCATTCTTTTAAGAAACTATCCATCTTTCTGAAAGAAGGTACAATATTTTCG contains:
- the LOC131228948 gene encoding uncharacterized protein LOC131228948; the protein is MATIVVTSEEDPSLSVVRFMSELAWADAGPEVAEPQVTRLCMEAQECMVMGRWLDLASLMLTSADLIFSRVSEKDLECIFTIICNLVTKTESPDEALEMAKLISAKVIQQPSDKPALRLKILFNLYNLLENPYSRFFVYMKALNLAVSGKVTENIVPSFRKMDSFLKEWNIGTLDQRDLYLTIYNILKENKSSGKDTFSFLTKYLATFSGEDAYNMSEAKDEAVQAIIEFVKAPDMFQCDLLDMPTVGQLEKDGKYALVYQLLKIFLTQRLDAYLEFHAANSTLLKSYGLVHEDCITRMRLMSLADLSSNDSGEIPYALIKDTLRVKDDEVELWVVKAITARLLNCKMDQMNQTVIVSRCTERVFGLSQWNSLRSKLVAWRGNITNVISTIQANKITEEGSQATQGLTIR